CACCTTTTTGTATACGCCTTTCCAGAGGGAATGTTTGATACATTTGTCGATATTCTGGGACTTGTAGAAAAAAAAGACTTCATACGTCGGGTTACTTCGCATGAAGAAGTAGAAAGAGCTATTTCAGAAGGGATGATTCCGTTATTACTTCCTTACGAAATTTCTGATAGGTTTAGCAGTATCCCGTCTTTATAAAAAAGTAGTGGTTTTGAGCGTAATTACTGTGAGGCTTTGGCCATGCTAACTTAGGTATAAGGTTTACACAGGACAAATAGTATGATATTTTATAAATTATGGAAAATGAAAAAGTGTTATACAAGCAAGTTTGTGAAACCATCGTAAAGAACCTGCCAATCGGATTTACCGTTATAGATGAAGAAGGAATAGTTATCAATTTTAATGATTCTGCAGAGGGGATAACTGGATATAAAAAAGAAGATATTATAGGTCAATCCCACCTTGAGATTTTTCATGGGACATCGGATAAGAATGCCTGTCCTTTATTATCCCATTTATTTGATTTGTATAAACCAATAGATGCAATAGAAAGTAAAATAAAAAATAAAAACGGAGATGAAATTATTCTTCTGATAACAGCAGCTCCTATTTTTGACAGTAAAGGCACATTTATGGGAGGTGTTGAGCTTTTCAGAGATATTACAAAAATTAAGAAATTAGAAAGAGAACGTCAGTATCTTTTCTCAGCTCTTGTTCATGATATGAAAAACCCGATTACAGCATCATTAGGCTTTCTGTCGAGAATTCTGGCAGGCAAAGCAGACGAGCAAAAGCAAAAAGACTATCTGGAATTAGTCGTTGGAGAACTTATAACAGTAGAACAATTGATAACAAATTTCCTTGATTTTGCAAAAATTGAAGCAAAAGAGATGAGATTAATCCCAACGCCTTTCGACCTAAATGCAGCAGTAGAACAACAAGTCAAAAATATGGAAATAATAGCAAAAGAGAAAAATATCCAATTAATCGCTGAAAGACCTGATCGTGAAATGCCAAAAATTGTGGTTGACGGAGCAATGATTCAAAGAGTCATAATAAACCTATTAGATAATGCAATAAAATTTACAAAAGCTGGAGGTTCTGTGACCGTCAGGCTCATGGATCAAAAAAAAGATTTACTTGTTGAAGTTATTGATACTGCTGTCAAAATACCTCGTGACCAGTTCCCGTACATCTTTGAGCCGTTCTATCGGGGGATGAGAGAACAAAAAGGATCAGGGCTGGGACTTTTTATTGCCAAAAAAATAATTGAGGCACATGGTGGAAAAATATGGATAAAGAATGCAAACGGTAAAGGTAATATCTTTGGTTTCAGTCTTCCCAAATAAGAACACGTAAAAAGACTTCAAATACAGTTTTAAGCCACTCCTTCTTTAAGATTGAGGTAGTAAAAATTTGACTCAATTTTTTATATTTGACAAAAAATCCCTGTTTGTATTAATCTATATTGAGACTCAATCTCAATGAGACAGAAAATATTCAGACAATTCCTTGAAGAAAGAGGACAGCGTTTAACAAAAGAGAGGAATGCTGTTTTAAAGAAAGCTTTTTCATGTAAGGGGCATTTTGATCCAGAGACACTTTATATGGATATGAGGAAGAGGGGCTTGAAGGCATCGAGGGCTTCTGTATACAGAACTCTGAGCCTGCTGTGTGAATGCGGACTTGTTGAGAAGGTTAGCAAAACAGAACATGGAACTATTTATGAACAGTCGCTTGGTCGCCAGCATCATGATCACATGGTTTGTCTCAATTGCGGGAAAGTTATAGAGTTTTATTCAGAAAACCTTGAGAAGCTACAAGAAGAACTTTGCCGTGAGCGTGGATTCAAAGGGAAAAGTCATACACTCGAGATTCGAGGATTTTGCGAAAATTGTAGAACAGAGGAAAATGTTGTGAAAGGAGAAGATAATTCGCATGGATAGAGAGATAACAACATTAATCTCGCTTAAAGAAGGCGAAGAAGGAATAGTCCATCTTATTTCTGGCGGTCGTGGCCTTATAGGCAGACTTGCTTCAATGGGTATAACTTCAGGTATGAAGATTAAAGTTCTTAGAAACATCGGTGGTCCTCTGATAATTACTACTAACGGAACGAGGATTGCCATTGGAAGAGGGCAGGCCCAGAAAATTTTCATAAGACATTTAAATGCTGGAAGAGAAAAAACAGAGATTGCATAATGCAAAAAAGGGATCTTCTTATTGCGCTTGCAGGCCAGCCCAATGTTGGTAAATCAACAGTTTTTAATCTTTTAACCGGTCTGTCTCAACACGTAGGAAATTGGCCAGGGAAGACTGTAGAGAAAAAAGAAGGTTTTTACCACGCTGATAATACAAGAATAAAAGTCGTAGACCTTCCCGGTAGTTATAGCTTAACAGCTTACTCTGAAGAAGAAAAGGTAGCAAGAGACTTTATAATAAATGAGCGGCCTGATGCGATTGTTCTTATAGCTAATGCTTCTTCGCTCGAGAGGAGTCTTTACCTTCTATCAGAGTTTCTTCTCTTAAAATCTCCTATAATTGTTGCTCTGAATATGATGGATGTGGCAGAACAGCAGGGAATACGTATCGATGTAAATTTACTCGAAAAATATCTTGGGATTCCAGTTATCCCTATGGTTGCTTCAAAAAACAAGGGAATCAAAGCTTTAATCTCAACTATATTATTACTATCCGAAGGAAAAAAGGAATACAAACCTTCTATGGCTGATGTTACTGAAGACCATAAAGAAATTTTCACGGAACTGATAAATATTCTTGAAAGATATGTTACCCCTTCTTATTTGACAAAATGGACTGTTACAAAAATAATGGAAGGTGACCCTGATGTTACTGAAAATATGAGCAGGATTGTAGATCCTGATTCATGGAACAAGGCACAGGCTATTTTAAGGGAACATGAAGATTCTCTTCTTGCTGTAGTTCATGGCAGATATGATTGGATTGAGGGTGCGATACGCTCCTGTGTTTTAGAGTTTAAAAGAGGTCAGATCCTTTTAACAGATCGTCTGGACCATATTCTTACACGTCCGTTGTTGGGTATCCCAATTCTTCTATGTATTCTTGCTGTCGTTTTTTTGCTCACCTATGGTTTGGGTTTGCCTCTTCAGCAGTTGCTTGAATCTTTTATGAATTCAATTGCTATGCATGTAGAACCTCTGCTTGGGCAATCATTCTGGCTTAGGGGGATTATAGTTGATGGCTTACTTGGAGGTGCAGGAACTGTACTTACATTTCTTCCTGTACTTCTTTTCTTTTTTACGGCTATGGCCTTTCTCGAAGACGTTGGATATATGGCAAGAGCTGCTTTTGTAATGGATAGATTTATGCATGTGATAGGACTTCATGGTAAGAGTTTTCTCCCTTTCTGTCTGGGTTTTGGTTGTAATGTTCCGGCTGTGATGGGTGCGAGAATATTGGAGTCAGGAAAAATAAGATTTCTTACTATTTTTCTTACACCCTTTGTCCCTTGCACAGCAAAGCTGGCTGTAGTCACGCTTATTTCGGCTGCAATATTCGGAAAGAATGCTTTGCTTATTTCATGGGCACTTGTAGCAGGAAATATTTTGATCCTTGGTTTTTCAGGCATGATAGCGAGTAAATTCCTTTTCAAAAAACAGTATATGCCCTTTATTATGGAGCTTCCTTTTTATCACAAACCTAATCTGAGAACAATATTAATGGTTGTATGGAAGAGAATAATAGCTTTTATAAAAAAGGCTGGAACAATAATTGTAATATTTTCGATTATTCTTTGGTTTTTTTCTCATATACCAAGTGGCGATATTGAGGGAAGTATTCTCGGTTTAATAGGAAAATTAATTGAGCCTGTTGGTCGCCCTGTAGGTCTTGATTGGAAGATGATCGTAGCTCTATTAGCGAGTGTTACAGCAAAGGAAAACTCGATAGCTGCCCTTGGGGTGCTTTATGGTGTTGGAGAAGAAGGGATTAGAGAAATCTTACCTGATGTAATGAGCAATGCATCTGCTCTCTCTTTTCTGGTAATACTAATGCTTTTTGTCCCCTGTGTTGCTACACTCGTAGTTATGAAACAGGAAATGGGCAGTTGGCGCTGGTTTTTATTTTCATTCACCTTCATGCTGATTGTATCCTATTTATCAGGTTTGGCTGTTTATCAATTTGCTCTCATGATCGGAATATGAAGAATATCAGAATAAAAAGCAGACCTTTTATAGCCTTTCAAATCGAACCCACTTCCAGATGTCAAATCAAATGCGTTATGTGTCCAAGAACTGCTTTTACTGATGAATGGATAAACGGAGATATGCCTTTTTCTGTTTATAAAAAAATAAGCAGGTATTTTCATCTTGTTGATGATATTCATATTCAAGGTTGGGGAGAACCACTTCTTCATCCTGAGATTTTTGAAATGATTAAAATAGCAAAAGCTGAAAATTGCAAGGCAAGCTTAATCACAAACGGCGTCCTGCTTACCCCGGATATATCAGAAAAATTGATAATAAACGGGATTGATATTATTGCTATATCGATTTCCGGAGCGACTAAAGAAACACATGAGAGGTTCCGATGCGGTTCTCATTTCGAAAAGATTGTTGATAACATCAGAAACATGACACATTTAAAATCGAAAATGCGGTCAAAAACTCCCAAACTGGCACTTTCTTTTCTCATGACAAAAAAGAATGTCAAAGAGCTTCCTGAAGCAGTGAGTCTTGCGAAAGATTGTGGCATTAATGAATTTGTTGCAACCAATCTTGATTATACCCCAACACAGGAGCAGGATGATCTGAAGGTATTTTCTTGTAATAAGGCAGACTTAGACTTTAAAAATTATATTGAGACTGCGAGGAAAAGAGCCAGTAAATTAAAAATACCCTTTCGAGTTTATCCACTTGAGTTAGAGGAAGTAGTTATATGTGAGATGAATCCACTACAGATAGTTTTTATATCATTTGATGGCTGTGTATCTCCCTGTGTTTATTTGAATATGACAAAGAAAAACCCTATCACGAGAATATTCTGTGGTCAACAATACCAGTTACAGAGGTTATGTTTTGGAAATATTGCTGAAAAAGATTTTATGGAGATATGGGAGAGTG
The DNA window shown above is from Nitrospirota bacterium and carries:
- a CDS encoding PAS domain-containing sensor histidine kinase; translation: MENEKVLYKQVCETIVKNLPIGFTVIDEEGIVINFNDSAEGITGYKKEDIIGQSHLEIFHGTSDKNACPLLSHLFDLYKPIDAIESKIKNKNGDEIILLITAAPIFDSKGTFMGGVELFRDITKIKKLERERQYLFSALVHDMKNPITASLGFLSRILAGKADEQKQKDYLELVVGELITVEQLITNFLDFAKIEAKEMRLIPTPFDLNAAVEQQVKNMEIIAKEKNIQLIAERPDREMPKIVVDGAMIQRVIINLLDNAIKFTKAGGSVTVRLMDQKKDLLVEVIDTAVKIPRDQFPYIFEPFYRGMREQKGSGLGLFIAKKIIEAHGGKIWIKNANGKGNIFGFSLPK
- a CDS encoding transcriptional repressor, which gives rise to MRQKIFRQFLEERGQRLTKERNAVLKKAFSCKGHFDPETLYMDMRKRGLKASRASVYRTLSLLCECGLVEKVSKTEHGTIYEQSLGRQHHDHMVCLNCGKVIEFYSENLEKLQEELCRERGFKGKSHTLEIRGFCENCRTEENVVKGEDNSHG
- a CDS encoding ferrous iron transport protein A, with the protein product MDREITTLISLKEGEEGIVHLISGGRGLIGRLASMGITSGMKIKVLRNIGGPLIITTNGTRIAIGRGQAQKIFIRHLNAGREKTEIA
- the feoB gene encoding ferrous iron transport protein B; protein product: MQKRDLLIALAGQPNVGKSTVFNLLTGLSQHVGNWPGKTVEKKEGFYHADNTRIKVVDLPGSYSLTAYSEEEKVARDFIINERPDAIVLIANASSLERSLYLLSEFLLLKSPIIVALNMMDVAEQQGIRIDVNLLEKYLGIPVIPMVASKNKGIKALISTILLLSEGKKEYKPSMADVTEDHKEIFTELINILERYVTPSYLTKWTVTKIMEGDPDVTENMSRIVDPDSWNKAQAILREHEDSLLAVVHGRYDWIEGAIRSCVLEFKRGQILLTDRLDHILTRPLLGIPILLCILAVVFLLTYGLGLPLQQLLESFMNSIAMHVEPLLGQSFWLRGIIVDGLLGGAGTVLTFLPVLLFFFTAMAFLEDVGYMARAAFVMDRFMHVIGLHGKSFLPFCLGFGCNVPAVMGARILESGKIRFLTIFLTPFVPCTAKLAVVTLISAAIFGKNALLISWALVAGNILILGFSGMIASKFLFKKQYMPFIMELPFYHKPNLRTILMVVWKRIIAFIKKAGTIIVIFSIILWFFSHIPSGDIEGSILGLIGKLIEPVGRPVGLDWKMIVALLASVTAKENSIAALGVLYGVGEEGIREILPDVMSNASALSFLVILMLFVPCVATLVVMKQEMGSWRWFLFSFTFMLIVSYLSGLAVYQFALMIGI
- a CDS encoding radical SAM protein translates to MKNIRIKSRPFIAFQIEPTSRCQIKCVMCPRTAFTDEWINGDMPFSVYKKISRYFHLVDDIHIQGWGEPLLHPEIFEMIKIAKAENCKASLITNGVLLTPDISEKLIINGIDIIAISISGATKETHERFRCGSHFEKIVDNIRNMTHLKSKMRSKTPKLALSFLMTKKNVKELPEAVSLAKDCGINEFVATNLDYTPTQEQDDLKVFSCNKADLDFKNYIETARKRASKLKIPFRVYPLELEEVVICEMNPLQIVFISFDGCVSPCVYLNMTKKNPITRIFCGQQYQLQRLCFGNIAEKDFMEIWESDAYRDFRKTYYKRLDLINRTYIDIEFGTGALNKIEDIEKLIENRLSEQPLPEVCRTCYKAYDI